A genomic window from Vanessa cardui chromosome Z, ilVanCard2.1, whole genome shotgun sequence includes:
- the LOC124542875 gene encoding neuralized-like protein 4, with translation MRFHRRCGDRVTLLHDNTTAVRNFVEFNHGLILSAEPILDDVIFEVCIDRKVNVWNGSLEIGVTTLDPEYMELPATATKLRNTAWIMSGNSIVKDGVTLINSYGPELDTLQEGDTLGVMRSCKGELTFYVNGRCLGIAARDLPSRLFAVIDLYGQCVQVSIIHTNGMRTIMENSLDQIEEDPNNDDTLTSSEDAVVPESSYPKDHNEVYISMPTDVSCAMVAHDRLRFHPRCGILVKLSANNKSAERARPLDDYNNGVVMTHRPLYDNELFEIRIDRLVDKWSGSIEVGVTTHNPATIRFPSTMTNMDSGTIMMSGCKVLLNGHGTCMEYGNFNLDELREGDRVGMMRKSNGKLHYFINGIDQGVATDKVEQQVWGVIDLYGMTVKVSIVDPCEDMDSNINNIPTVSSLPDLPAPSRFRPMIDEDSLLFHTLRDSYVIIINDGKTAHRPNAFEFFNNGVVMTNRTLRTNELFQVRLDLVIPKWAGSIEIGVTQHTSNDIQFPFKMSNAKSGTWVMTGEDVIRDATIIIPQYVRNLNRLVEGDTVGVMRKDMGILHFFVNGVDQGPAAFNIPEHVFGIVDLYGRVAQATIVDSYSPPPAYSPESPLSTESNATIYPEMCFHRVHGRNARLSRTRLIASRAAVYSEFNDAVLFSSRPLRECDMFELRIDSMVDCWIGSLEIGVTAIRPDDLEANGLAGTATDLNWDTYILSGAAMMKDGECVRSGYPLDLDTLTVGSRVGMMWHADRSLHYYLDGMDMGKAWYVPHLNIYAVVDLYGQCTQVTILQNEERAFNYNGCTNSDNSLLSHSRALATPPPPYWSFSEYCGDNICLTHDCSLARRLTSDPMTALVFSSAHLAVGEIFEIKIVECKFGFAGSFRMGVTDINILNAHVNRSLPPSVGCLPHFTAYIDGKYMRYSKPSSRQQDLKVVVPSFEWLRAGDRVGLKKTVDNRVLVYYNCELLDTAFERVPDKVYVVMEIYGSVNKIQAVTRNPVTVLPQTIPNDSGQSKDSEEICETQVSETVEMSSSTATLVSVEPRRRRAALPYTFHYVHGKNIKLCSSDTVAMRTSGYQDAVAIVSQPLRRGHRFRFRVDKIDDSWDGSLSIGGVPCLPIDGVPECAMRLDPPAWIISSDLQFNGTNLITHAAAELEEVSEQSVLTLHFRFNSELVVDIDGNVVGIIGAVPRSYSHVYPLVDLYGRVSQVSVLLHPYTVVTGTSLDLPVIAENRREEESSVEPNVEDMQDEDQPVTERIEVRKRRKANKAYSHDNLMESYDTISTQPGPSSQSKAHVPDNEVRNKEIKNQTPCRTMHHSLILTQPAANKDNSLRSVQRSHSTHDFCRMSDSSMVRDTLRLTFSSGHQADDSEIHDQFCDTNIRHNDRYPEANDVDNLDNEIMDALTLETGNLPDLTEEQSSSIDESTRRDDLCSEPLTVENLNYLNRILCLDQEGTEGQSLEAEWEAFGEGCEHLHLVLKYWNFLVLPYPELRQAVSWGQVRCYCSNCQPEAQPPLAGWVRIERIDGVGAASRGFWHITRSTLGAAQAASSESGIAKRPRSLASSPTNLITLGDIWLDEEGKPHHTILAIEIDIEGNEAEKDRLLAFLIHMKSHAVFVDEPLSLDE, from the exons ATGAGGTTTCATAGACGATGTGGTGACAGAGTGACTCTTTTACACGACAATACGACGGCTGTTAGAAATTTTGTAGAATTTAATCATGGCTTGATATTAAGTGCGGAACCGATCTTAGATGATGTTATATTTGAAGTGTGCATTGACAGAAAG GTGAATGTGTGGAACGGTAGCCTAGAAATTGGTGTAACAACTCTAGATCCTGAGTATATGGAATTACCTGCAACAGCTACCAAGTTGCGGAATACAGCAtgg ATTATGTCAGGAAACTCAATAGTGAAGGATGGTGTGACCTTAATAAATTCGTATGGGCCGGAGTTGGATACTCTCCAAGAAGGAGATACTCTTGGTGTTATGAGATCTTGTAAG ggCGAATTGACATTCTACGTTAATGGTAGATGTTTAGGCATAGCAGCGAGAGATCTGCCATCAAGGCTGTTTGCTGTAATTGATTTATATGGACAATGCGTTCAGGTGTCCATAATTCATACAAATGGCATGCGTACTATCATGGAAAATAGTTTGGATCag ATAGAAGAGGACCCTAACAATGACGATACTTTAACATCGAGTGAAGACGCCGTTGTGCCGGAGTCGTCATACCCCAAAGACCATAATGAAGTTTACATCTCGATGCCGACGGATGTGTCTTGTGCTATGG TTGCTCATGATCGCCTGCGATTCCATCCAAGATGCGGGATATTAGTGAAGCTTTCAGCAAACAACAA GTCTGCGGAAAGGGCTCGGCCCTTAGACGACTACAATAATGGGGTTGTGATGACACACCGGCCGCTGTATGATAATGAGCTCTTTGAAATACGTATAGACAGACTCGTAGACAAATGGAGTGGAAGCATAGAG GTTGGCGTAACGACCCACAACCCGGCAACAATAAGATTTCCATCAACCATGACGAACATGGACTCGGGGACAATCATGATGTCCGGTTGCAAGGTGCTGCTCAACGGACATGGAACTTGTATGGAGTATGGCAACTTCAATCTCGACGAATTAAGG GAAGGCGATAGAGTTGGTATGATGAGGAAATCCAACGGCAAGCTGCATTATTTCATAAACGGTATAGATCAAGGCGTTGCAACTGATAAAGTTGAACAGCAAGTGTGGGGTGTCATCGATCTTTATGGAATGACTGTCAAG gtTTCGATCGTAGATCCATGCGAAGATATGGATAGTAATATCAACAACATTCCAACTGTATCAAGTCTTCCGGATCTGCCTGCACCTA gtAGGTTCAGACCGATGATAGATGAAGATAGCCTTTTATTTCATACGCTGCGTGATtcgtatgttattattattaacgatgGTAAGACTGCTCATAGGCCTAA tgCTTTCGAATTCTTCAACAATGGCGTAGTGATGACTAACAGAACGCTGCGTACAAATGAGCTGTTCCAAGTGCGGCTCGATCTCGTGATCCCCAAGTGGGCCGGAAGCATTGAGATAGGAGTCACGCAGCACACTTCAAATGATATACAATTTCCATTCAAAATGAGCAACGCCAA atcAGGCACTTGGGTAATGACTGGGGAAGATGTTATAAGAGACGCAACAATAATCATACCTCAGTATGTCAGAAATCTCAACCGGCTAGtg GAAGGTGACACGGTGGGTGTTATGAGGAAAGATATGGGTATCCTACATTTCTTTGTAAACGGAGTCGATCAGGGACCAGCAGCTTTTAATATACCGGAGCACGTTTTTGGAATCGTGG ATTTATACGGTCGAGTAGCGCAGGCGACTATCGTCGACTCGTACTCTCCACCTCCGGCTTATTCTCCCGAGTCACCGCTTTCGACAGAATCCAATGCAACTATCTATCC GGAGATGTGCTTCCATCGCGTGCACGGTCGCAATGCGAGACTTAGTCGCACTCGTCTGATCGCGTCGAGAGCGGCGGTCTATTCTGAGTTTAACGACGCAGTACTCTTTAGTTCAAGGCCTTTACGAGAGTGTGATATGTTCGAGCTGAGGATAGACTCCATGGTTGACTGCTGGATCGGCAGCTTAGAGATAG GTGTAACAGCTATTCGTCCAGACGATCTTGAAGCGAACGGCTTAGCTGGCACGGCGACGGACCTCAACTGGGACACTTATATATTGAGTGGGGCGGCCATGATGAAGGACGGAGAGTGTGTGAGGAGCGGATATCCGTTAGATCTTGACACGCTTACTGTGGGAAGTCGAGTGG GTATGATGTGGCACGCAGATCGAAGTCTCCACTATTATTTAGACGGTATGGACATGGGCAAGGCTTGGTACGTCCCACATCTTAACATTTACGCCGTTGTAGATCTCTATGGTCAGTGTACACAG GTCACAATTCTTCAGAATGAGGAAAGAGCGTTCAATTATAATGGTTGTACGAACTCTGATAATTCATTACTCAGTCACTCGAGAGCGCTGGCAACCCCACCTCCGCCTTACTG GAGTTTTTCTGAATATTGCGGCGATAATATTTGCCTAACACACGATTGTTCCTTGGCAAGAAGACTCACATCAGATCCCATGACCGCTTTGGTATTCAGTTCGGCTCATCTCGCTGTTGGAGAGATATTTGAG ATTAAAATAGTAGAATGTAAGTTTGGATTTGCGGGCAGTTTTCGTATGGGTGTGACGGATATAAACATCTTGAATGCGCACGTGAATCGCAGTCTGCCCCCCTCAGTCGGCTGCCTGCCACATTTTACTGCATATATAGACG gTAAATATATGCGTTATTCGAAGCCGAGTTCCCGCCAGCAAGATCTGAAAGTTGTGGTTCCATCGTTCGAATGGCTTCGAGCGGGCGACCGAGTCGGTTTGAAGAAAACTGTAGACAATCGAGTACTCGTCTACTACAACTGCGAGTTACTCGACACTGCTTTCGAACGCGTTCCTGAT AAAGTTTACGTGGTTATGGAGATTTATGGATCAGTTAACAAGATTCAGGCGGTCACAAGAAACCCAGTCACTGTATTACCACAGACGA ttCCCAACGACTCGGGACAGTCGAAAGATTCAGAGGAGATATGTGAAACTCAAGTAAGCGAAACCGTGGAAATGAGTTCATCAACCGCCACGCTAGTTTCTGTTGAGCCGCGGCGCAGACGAGCCGCCCTGCCCTACACTTTCCACTACGTGCATGGCAAGAACATCAAGCTATGTAGTTCAG ACACCGTGGCAATGCGTACGTCTGGGTATCAAGACGCGGTCGCTATCGTCAGTCAACCTTTAAGACGAGGACACAGATTTCGG tttCGAGTGGATAAAATAGACGACAGCTGGGATGGCAGTCTTTCTATCGGCGGGGTGCCGTGCTTGCCCATTGACGGCGTGCCGGAGTGTGCCATGCGGCTCGACCCGCCAGCCTGGATAATATCGAGTGATTTGCAGTTCAACGGCACAAAC ttAATCACACACGCCGCGGCCGAATTGGAAGAAGTGTCGGAGCAATCGGTGCTGACTTTACATTTTAGATTCAACAGCGAGTTGGTTGTCGACATCGATGGTAACGTTGTTGGCATCATCGGTGCGGTTCCCCGGAGCTACAGCCACGTATATCCCCTGGTAGACCTGTATGGAAGAGTTTCCCaa GTTTCAGTGCTGCTTCATCCATATACCGTGGTGACTGGAACTTCCCTCGACCTACCGGTAATAGCTGAAAACCGTCGAGAAGAAGAGTCTTCCGTCGAGCCCAACGTAGAAGACATGCAAGATGAAGACCAACCAGTGACGGAACGCATCGAAGTGCGCAAGCGCCGAAAGGCTAACAAGGCGTACAGCCACGACAACCTCATGGAGAGCTATGATACGATCAGCACTCAACCGGGACCGAGTTCGCAGTCTAAGGCGCACGTTCCTGATAACGAAGTgagaaataaagaaataaagaacCAAACCCCTTGCCGGACGATGCATCACAGCCTCATCCTGACACAGCCCGCTGCTAACAAGGACAACTCGCTTCGAAGTGTCCAGAGAAGTCACTCGACACACGACTTCTGTCGCATGTCAGATTCATCGATGGTCCGGGACACGCTACGGCTTACGTTTAGCTCAGGACATCAAGCAGACGACAGTGAAATACATGACCAGTTCTGCGACACGAATATCAGGCACAACGACCGCTATCCCGAGGCGAACGACGTTGACAATTTAGATAATGAAATAATGGATGCTCTGACTCTCGAAACGGGAAATTTACCGGATCTGACCGAGGAACAGTCGTCATCTATAGACGAGTCGACGCGTCGCGACGATTTGTGCTCGGAACCGCTGACGGTTGAAAATTTAAACTATCTCAACCGGATTCTATGCTTAGATCAGGAAGGCACAGAAGGCCAGAGCTTGGAGGCCGAGTGGGAAGCGTTCGGAGAAGGCTGTGAACACCTTCACCTTGTTTTGAAGTATTGGAATTTCTTAGTGCTGCCTTACCCGGAGCTGAGGCAGGCGGTGTCCTGGGGTCAGGTCAGGTGCTACTGTAGTAATTGTCAACCTGAAGCTCAACCTCCTCTGGCTG
- the LOC124542876 gene encoding uncharacterized protein LOC124542876 — protein MNKNKLNTPSEVIVTACVSAGLSIILSLTNIVLCVLALIFRYDCDVGDLANSNGADFFLVTVARLYVQDESCAPLQLEDLTKVHSVFVLTIIILVFAIINLVASIALISVVIKEDGPASNLDIIAYVYVGTCLAALVVDLTLGVHFGMDYQTVTDLLSENSPGLVMNYQLDMIRLGAFLLMTISLKGFIGYAMNIVLLILLVSYIVEFQQKLHENEHPIHKLGVLNAFDSDKRYEDPWNARRHDVFLRGSSLNPPLEDEPHHVPIRAIPLNQENTNIPKRVEDPWNLHRNDNMFMGYPRGPHVNPAFNDDEPPRTPIKENPLSDYRNNKRPDTWLHGQNGSGPGIGSRPFSYLEEPKRPIAVKPPTTPTNEPQWRRDAWPPAPPVPDPDYSPPPRRLKSALKSNYP, from the exons atgaataaaaataagttaaacacACCTTCCGAAGTCATTGTAACAGCCTGCGTTTCAGCGGGACTTTCTATT ATTCTATCGTTAACAAATATAGTGCTATGTGTACTAGCTCTGATATTCCGTTACGATTGCGATGTTGGTGATTTGGCCAATTCTAATGGAGCTGATTTTTTCTTGGTAACAGTTGCCAGACTTTATGTTCAAG ATGAATCCTGTGCTCCTTTACAACTGGAAGACCTTACAAAGGTGCATTCAGTCTTTGTACTAACGATTATAATCTTGGTGTTCGCCATTATTAATCTTGTCGCTTCCATTGCACTGATATCag TTGTAATCAAGGAAGATGGCCCCGCATCGAATTTGGATATCATAGCCTATGTATACGTCGGCACCTGCTTAGCAGCTTTGGTGGTTGATCTGACCCTAGGCGTACATTTTGGAATGGACTACCAAACTGTAACTGACCTCTTG agCGAAAATTCGCCAGGTTTGGTGATGAACTATCAATTGGACATGATCCGGCTAGGAGCCTTTCTATTGATGACTATATCGCTCAAGGGATTCATTGGTTATGCAATGAACATTGTTCTTCTCATTCTATTGGTATCTTATATAGTTGAATTCCAACAAAAACTACATGAAAATGAG CATCCAATCCACAAATTGGGAGTGTTAAATGCATTTGA CTCAGATAAAAGATACGAAGATCCTTGGAATGCTCGACGCCACGACGTATTTTTAAGGGG ttCCTCGTTGAACCCGCCCCTCGAGGACGAACCTCATCATGTTCCAATAAGAGCGATTCCCTTAAACCAAGAAAATACAAA TATTCCGAAAAGAGTAGAAGATCCATGGAACTTGCACCGCAACGATAATATGTTCATGGGTTATCCAAGAGG GCCTCATGTAAATCCAGCCTTCAATGACGACGAGCCTCCTAGAACTCCTATAAAAGAAAACCCCTTATCTGATTACAG GAACAATAAACGTCCCGATACATGGCTGCATGGTCAAAATGGTTCAGGGCCAGGTATAGGATCACGTCCGTTTTCATACCTTGAGGAACCAAAACGACCTATAGCTGTGAAACCTCCTACAACACCTACAAATGAACCACAATGGCGACGTGACGCATGGCCTCCAGCGCCTCCTGTTCCTGACCCAGACTACAGTCCACCACCCCGTAGACTAAAGTCAGCCCTCAAGTCAAATTATCCCTAG